Genomic window (Spirosoma sp. KCTC 42546):
CGGAGAGCCTGAGCGAACTTTTCCGGCGTATCGGCCAGTTCAATAACGCCATCAAAATCGTCCAGGATTGAGAATGGAGTCGATACAACAGCGAGCCCGGCTGCCAGATACTCGTTGATTTTCAGCGGGTAAATTGTATAGGTATGCTTATTACACACAAACGGAATGACACCCACACTCCACTTGGCCAGCAGCGGTGGTAACTCAGCGGGTTGATGAGGGGGGATAAATGTTACATTCGGGAAATTGCTTAACCGCTGCGGTAACAGGGGTTCGTGCACCTCGCCGATGAACTGAAAGTCAACATCCGGCATGGTTCGGGCGCAGTGCTCCATCAGATCAATATTGACCCGATTATCCGCTGAGCCGAGATAGCCTACAATGGGTTTTTCGGGCGGATGCTCCTGGGCGAGTTGACGTGTCTTGTTAAAGAGGTCAAAATTTGCACCGTTCTTTACGCAGTAGGTCTGCGGCTGTACTGCGGATTTGTCATGCCGTAACGTTTCAGAGGTTGTTACAACTGCATCGACCCGCCGGAGATAGGCATCTTCGTACCGTTGTCCATGCCGACTCATCCAGTCACCCGCCGTGGTAATCTCATCGAAGCAGTAGTAGAGGGTAGCGCATTCATTCAGTTTCCCGAGCATAGGCAATCCAACCACCGGATTAAACGCATTGATCACCAGCGGACGGTGCATATTCAGCCGCTTCATGACTGAGCGCAGCCGACCTAACAGCCGATTGGTATTTAACTGAAGCAACTGATCATGTGGTTTGGCTGATAACCAGTTGATAGGTAGCATGAGGGGAGGAGCCCAAACATAGAGATCTTCGCCACCCCCGTTGTCTATTTTGGTCAACGGGTTTCCAAACAGGATTTCCCCCGCTGGCATATCGTTTCGGCTCGTCACAAAATCTTTTACCGTGTACAGGTAATCGACAAAGAGCACCCGGTGCCGGGCGGATAGCTCGGTCATAAGTTGTACGACTGCCTTCTGGAAATCGCCGTTCCAGGACGTTTGAGCTATGCAGATGATGCTGTCGAATTGTTTCATAGTTCAGCAACGGGATGTGAATAGAGGGTTACGTCTGAAGACTCCGTTTTTGGTTGACTATCCCATCGATAGCAGGTAACAATCAGCATTGTACTGATGAAAATGATCGTATCAGTTGGGAATTGTCCTAATACGGGATTGGAATAACCCATGAGCGCAATGCCGACAAACTCCGCCAGAAACGCATACATCACTTTAATCATCCAGGGGTCTTTTAATCGCCAGACCTGATAAACACCCAGGCCTGCCAGCCCCAGAAGCATAAGAATATAGAGCGTAACCCCAACCCGGCCCGTTTCAATCCAGAGTTCCACATACCAGCTATCGGGTGGTGTTTGTGCGGCCCAGTGCCAGGGTGAGAAGCGAGCGCCCATATCCGTTGATGTACCAATACCGGCTCCAAATGGATAGTGTTCCAGATAACCCTTCAGTTTCTGCTGATTTTGCAGTCGCAGCAGGAAGGAGGGATCGTTCATAGGGGTTAATGCCGAACGCATTCGCTGCACCTGGTAGTTGGAGCTTCCTGCATTGGTGTACATAAGAATTAATACCAGTGGAACGGCCATAACCACACCGATCACGAGCTTAAGGAAATCGCGTTTAAGCAGGAGGTAGAATGGAAATCCGGCCAGCATGACAAACAGGGCACTGCGCGTTCCAGAAACGGCGTAGCCCCAGAAGAAAACCAGCGCCAGCGCCATATAGGCTACTTTATAAAGCATCTTTTTCTCTTCAAAAACGCGGATGACGGCTACTACCGTAACGCCCGCCATTTCGGCCCCGAACTGCGCGGCATCGGAGTAAAATGAAAAGCTCCGCAATTGACCGAACAGAATGTGGGTTACACCATTGTTTCCTTCGCTCAACCATTGTACTTCGGCGGGGGCGAGTCCAATGTACTGTTGCTTAAATGCCCAGAGCGCCCCCAGAAACGACCACCCCAGCCAGGAAACGACCAGAATGCCAATATCTTTTCGGGTAATAGGGATAACCAGCACCAGGATAGCGACAATGAACCAGTGCATCGAAAAAGGCCGTACGTGGAAAAACCAGGCGGGTCGGTAAGGGGCTTCTGGATTCAGTAATTCAATGAGGGTATAAGCAAACCAGATGGCAACCAGCGCAAAAGCGGGGCTTTTCAGCCGACGCCATTCCATGCGCTGCCCGTTCAAAAAGGTACTTAACAGGGTTATCGCCAATACGCCATCGACCAGGAGGCCAAGCGGAATAGGTAGTGAAATAAACCGGGAGAAGCCAATCAGGAAAC
Coding sequences:
- a CDS encoding O-antigen ligase; translation: MAQSAFSLTGSSGQFWLYSLLGGLYTIGAGYLVSTMGPAGAGIAIVLPIVIGILIALLMEPRFGLFLYVHLSFLIGFSRFISLPIPLGLLVDGVLAITLLSTFLNGQRMEWRRLKSPAFALVAIWFAYTLIELLNPEAPYRPAWFFHVRPFSMHWFIVAILVLVIPITRKDIGILVVSWLGWSFLGALWAFKQQYIGLAPAEVQWLSEGNNGVTHILFGQLRSFSFYSDAAQFGAEMAGVTVVAVIRVFEEKKMLYKVAYMALALVFFWGYAVSGTRSALFVMLAGFPFYLLLKRDFLKLVIGVVMAVPLVLILMYTNAGSSNYQVQRMRSALTPMNDPSFLLRLQNQQKLKGYLEHYPFGAGIGTSTDMGARFSPWHWAAQTPPDSWYVELWIETGRVGVTLYILMLLGLAGLGVYQVWRLKDPWMIKVMYAFLAEFVGIALMGYSNPVLGQFPTDTIIFISTMLIVTCYRWDSQPKTESSDVTLYSHPVAEL
- a CDS encoding glycosyltransferase; translation: MKQFDSIICIAQTSWNGDFQKAVVQLMTELSARHRVLFVDYLYTVKDFVTSRNDMPAGEILFGNPLTKIDNGGGEDLYVWAPPLMLPINWLSAKPHDQLLQLNTNRLLGRLRSVMKRLNMHRPLVINAFNPVVGLPMLGKLNECATLYYCFDEITTAGDWMSRHGQRYEDAYLRRVDAVVTTSETLRHDKSAVQPQTYCVKNGANFDLFNKTRQLAQEHPPEKPIVGYLGSADNRVNIDLMEHCARTMPDVDFQFIGEVHEPLLPQRLSNFPNVTFIPPHQPAELPPLLAKWSVGVIPFVCNKHTYTIYPLKINEYLAAGLAVVSTPFSILDDFDGVIELADTPEKFAQALRRALADKDPKRVQQRVDMAHRNSWTERAHEFEAVIKQVPKAWRQEQPAY